GCGCGGATGACCCGGGCGGGGCCGGACGGCAGAGCGCCCGCGGCTACATCGGCCTGCAGAACCACGGCACCGCCGATGTCGTCAGCTTCCGCAACGTCCGGATCGCGCCACTGAGCCCGTGCTGCCCGGACGGGACGCCGTCCGCCTCCACCAGCTGCTGCTGACCGAGCGAAAGGACCACACCACCATGGCGAAGAACAGGATCGACCGCCGGGCGCTGCTCCGCGGCCTCGCCGGATCCACCGTCGCGGTCGGCGCGGCGAGCCTCGCCGGCGCGCTGCCGGCCGTCGCGGCGGGCGAATCGAGCGGCCGCCTGATCCCGCAGGGGCATCTGGGCATCCAGCTCTACAGCGTCCGCGACAAGATCACCCAGCTCGGCTTCGCGGCGGTCTTCGAGGAGCTGTCCCGCATCGGCTACCGGGAGGTGGAGTTCGCCGGCTACACCCAGGGCAACGTCGGCCCGATCACTCCGGAGCAGATCCGGCAGCTGCTCGACGACAACGGGCTGAAGGCGGCGGGCAGCCACCGTGGGCTGGGTGACTTCCGCACCAACCTGGAGTGGGAGCTGGACGCCGCCGAGACGCTCGGCATGTCGGCGATCGGCACCGCGTCCGCGCCGACCGGCAACCGCACCATCGCCGGCTACCAGGCGGCCGCGGCGGAGTTCAACGCGTGGGGCGCCGCCGCCGCGGCCCGCGGGATCAAGCTCTACCAGCACAACCACACCATCGAGTTCAGCTTCGCGACCGACCGGCCCGACGTGCGGCTCTACGACCTGTTCCTGGAGCTCACCGATCCGCGGTACGTGTTCCTGGAGATGGACATCCTGTGGGCGTACGGCG
The nucleotide sequence above comes from Micromonospora sp. NBC_00389. Encoded proteins:
- a CDS encoding sugar phosphate isomerase/epimerase family protein, with product MAKNRIDRRALLRGLAGSTVAVGAASLAGALPAVAAGESSGRLIPQGHLGIQLYSVRDKITQLGFAAVFEELSRIGYREVEFAGYTQGNVGPITPEQIRQLLDDNGLKAAGSHRGLGDFRTNLEWELDAAETLGMSAIGTASAPTGNRTIAGYQAAAAEFNAWGAAAAARGIKLYQHNHTIEFSFATDRPDVRLYDLFLELTDPRYVFLEMDILWAYGGARKYPGFRPVDYVNAHPHRYPLFHVKDGVPLPDPQQGNSYLDVEFGAGVIPFAEFFTELDGGGRFTYLWEQDTGPNAQPNPPGSLGAAERSYQRMVDLRGER